The nucleotide window CCGCCGCGCGCAACAGCGCCGGGGCGTCCGGGGCGTGCGTCGGGTACAGCGCCACACCGATACTCATCGACGTGACGATCTCGCCGCCACCGGGCAGCGCAATCGGCTTTTCCATGGCGACCAGCAGGCTCTGCGCGAGGCGCACGGCGTTCGACGTCTGGCGCACGCCGGGCAGCATCACGGCGAACTCGTCGCCCCCCAGACGCGCCACCAGATCCCCCTCTCGCAGCGGCTGCCGCAGGCGCTCGGCAATCGCCACGAGCACCGCATCCCCGGCGTCGTGCCCCTGGTGATCGTTGATCTCTTTGAAACGGTCGCTATCCAGATACAGCAGCGCGACGTGTGTGCCCAGTTCGTGGGCATCGACCAGCGCCTGCGCGAGCCGCGATTCGAAATAAGCCCGATTTGGCAAGCCGGTCAGTTGATCGTGATTGGCTTGATGGGCGAGCGTCGCATTCTGCGCACGCAGGTGGTTCTGCCAGCCTTCGAATTCATCGAGCAGCGCGTTGAAGTCGTCGCCCAGCTCCTTGAGTTCGGCAATGGGCGTGGCCGCCACGCGTTGATGAAACGCACGCTCGCGCCGCACCGCGTGCGCCACTTCAGCCAGTGCGCGCAGCGGTTTGACGATATCGCGGTGCATGCGCTTTGCCAGCACCGTCGCCACGGCAAACGTCACCAGCAAACACGCCAGCACGCCGCCCACGCCACTCAATAGGAATACGAAGAATTGATGCCCTTGCCCCTGCACCTCGATATGACCGACGACGTCGCCGTCATGTCGAATCGGCAGCGTGACCGGCCCCGGCAACGCCACGTCGGCCACGGCGCGCTCCAGCGTCGCCAGTGCGCCGCCATCGGGCCGCCGCCACAGGGCAAATTGCGCGCCACGCGCATCGAGCACGCGCACCTGCACGACGTCCTCTTCATGAGCGATGAGGGCAATGGCTTCCTGCGCTGCCACGCGGTCACCGAACACCACCGCCGCCTCGACGGTGTAGGCAAGCGAGCGGCCCAGCAGCAGCAGATTGTTCTCGGCATAGACACGCAGCGCGATCCACGCCACCAGCGTCAGCGAGACAGCGGCCAGCACCACGGCGGAGACAGCGAGACGCAAGTGAGTGCGGCGCAAGACACCTTGCAGCGATGGCCGACGGCGACGTCTGACGGGCGCATCGGCGGCACTCGCAGGTGAGGACGATGACCGCTCGTGCAAGGCGCCGTTGACGTGAGTGTCGGTGGACGCATGGCCCGGCATCTCAGCCGACGACAGTCCGGCGAGGGGGGCTTGCGGCATGAAGGGGGCGTCGGGCGCGCCGGTCGGTGGGGGGATGGGGGGGCGTTGGATCGTCATGGTGTCCCCGGCTTGCGCGCCAGCTTCAGCACATTGGGGTGGACACGAACGCCGCTGCGCGCGACGGTGTCGAGGTTGATGTCGAAGGTCACACGATCGGCGTCGATGTTCAGGCAGAACATCGTGCCAAGCGTGCACGAGTCATTGCGCTCGCTGATCGTGAGCATCGGGTGGCCGGCGATACTGCTCAGCACTTGCCGGCGTTCGGCGTCGCTCACGGCACCGAGATAGAGGGCGTCGCACGAGGTGGCAACCGCGGGGTCGCCCACCGGCAGGCGTTGTGCCTCGACCGGCAGGCCGGCGCTCGGCAACGGGCCGGCGAGCAGATCGCGCGCATAGTCGGTGTTGCCGCTCACGCACAGCCGCACCTTGGCCGGCGTGGTGGGCCAGCGGGTGAAACTGATGATGCCCAGCACCACCTGCCGCACGTTGGCTTCGCGCGTGTTCGCCGTCGCGGACGCTGCCGGTGCTGCGGTAGCGCCTGACGCAACACCGCCGCCCGGCGCTTGCGCAGCAGCGGACCCCATGGCGAGCCACCACAGGCATAGAAAATAAAGCGCGACACGCACACGTGCAAACCGGGGTACCTGCTGTGGGTGCCTTCCCCTCGATGCCGTGCTGCCCGTCAACGCGCAGACGCAATACAACACTGTAGTCCTTAACAATTGCGAATCACCGAATGTCGATCCCGCGGTGTGCCGCCAGCCCCCATTCGAGTCAGGCCGCATCATACCGAAGCCCCGAGTGCGAGGCCATATGAACGAGCGGGCAGGTAAGGTTTCCTTCACCGGCCCGGTTGGCACACCCCTCCCATTTTCGACAGGCCACCCGCGCCTGCCGACATCGCACAGCATGCACGCGCGAACCCGTTTCCGAAAGCCCCGCCGCCTCCGCATTTTCCCTTGCACGCGCGCGCTTTTACCGTGGCAGAATGGTGCACATAACCTTTTGAAAAACAAGGTAAATCGGGCGGCACAGATCGCTCGAAAATCAAGAGATTCGCGACGCCAGGGAGGTGTTGCATGCTGCTGTGGAAGTTTGTCATTCCCGGTGCTCGACGCGCGCGATCATGAACGATCCGGTGCCGCGCCCAGTGCCCGACGTACAGGCCGAGTTGAGTCGCGCTGCGCTCGACAGTGCCCCCTATGCCATGTTCGTTTGCAACGACGACGGCATGATCGAGCGCATGAACACGGCGTTCACCCGCCTGACGGGCTATTTGCCCGAGCACCTTCTCGGTCAACGCAGCTTCCTCTCCCTGCTCGATCCCTCGGAACTCGCTCGCCGCCGCCTCCCCGCGCTAGCAAGCCTGTCCCCCAACGAAGACGTGCCTTACGACGACGAGTGGCACCTGCTCACCCACGTGCGCAGCTGGCTGCCGATTCGTCTGGCGCTGTCGTGTGTGGAGCACGCGCCGGGCGAGCGCCGCTGGGTCGGCATCGTGCTCGATCTCTCGCAACAGGTTCAGGTCGCGTCCCGGCTCTGGTATGTCACCCACCACGACCCCGTCACCCGCCTGCCGAACCAGACCCTGCTGAACGAACGGCTCGAACTGGCCATCCATCGCTGCGCCCGCCAACAGGTCGGGCTGACGGTGCTGCTCGTCGAACTCGATCACCTTCGCAAGCTGCGCAGCACATTCGGCCCACCCACCGCCGAACTCGCGCTACGCATCGCCGCCGAGCGGCTGCGCGAGGCGAGCGGGCCGGAAGACGCGCTGGCATGCCTCGGCAGCAGCCAGTTCGTCATCGTGACGAACGAAACCGGCGACGCGGCCCGCCTGCTGGCATCGCGCATTCAGACGCGTCTCGCCCAATGGGCCGATGTCGACCAGAACCCGGTCGCCCTTGACGCCAGCATCGGCGCAGTGAGCTATCCCGAACACGGCAACACGCCGGAGACGCTGCTGCGGCGTGCCCACCTTGCTCTCGCCGAGGCCAGTGCCAGTGGCGGCGGCATGCGCTTTTTCAGCAGCGAGATGGATGCTCAGGCACGCCGGCGCAATGAGCTGGAAAGCCTGCTGCGTGTAGCCGTGAACGAGCAGGCGCACTCGCAACTGCATCTGGTGTATCAGCCGCAGGTCAGTCTGGCGGATGGCGAGATTCGCAGCGCAGAAACGCTGCTGCGCTGGCGCAGTCCGGTGCGCGGTGCCGTCGGTCCGGCAGAATTCATCCCCATTGCGGAGACCTCCGGGCTGATTCTGCCGTTGGGCGAATGGGTGATACAGACCGCGTGCCGGGAAGCGAGCCGACTGCTGCGGCGCTGCGGCCATTTGCCGCGCATCTCCGTGAACGTGTCGGCGCAGCAGTTTGCCCGGCAGGACGTCGTGGGCATGGTCGAGCGCGCATTGCTCGCGCACGCGCTGGAACCCCGGCATCTGGAAATCGAAATCACGGAAACGGTGCTGCTGGGTGACTCCAGCGCCGCCGTCGGCACCCTGCGGGCTTTGCACGACATGGGCGTGGAGATTGCCGTCGACGATTTCGGCACGGGCTACGCAAGCCTCGCCTACCTCACACGCTTTCCCATCGACCGGCTGAAGATCGACCAGACCTTCGTGCGCGACATGCTCGTGCATCCGCCCAGCCTTGCCATCGTGAACGCGGTCATTGCCATGGCGCACTCGCTCGGACTGCGCGTGACGGCCGAAGGCGTCGAAACACAGGCGCAGGCACAACGGTTGAAAGAACTGGGCTGCGACGAGGGCCAAGGATACTGGTTTGCACGGCCCATCGACATGCATGGGCTGTATCACATCGTGGCACCGCTAGGCAGCGGGGCACGCCGCTGAAACGTCACCGCCTCCGCCCTCACCGCATCAACATGGCATAGTTGATTTGCCATTTTTTGGCACTTCCTGACAGGACATTGGCTCTCTAAGCTGAAGTCCTTTCCGGAGGATTCGCCATGTTCAACGTTTCGAAACTCTCGCGTACAGCGCGCGTGCCCCGCTCGCCACGCACTACCCACGTGGCGCCGCTGATGGCACACCGCACCACCGGTGTCCTCGCGGCGTTGGGTATCGCTGCCGCCGGTCTGGCCATGACACCCCCCGCGCAACGCGCGCTCCCGGGCTGGCTCGACACGTTCTGCACGCTGACGGCGAGCGCCACGACGGCCATGATGGCAAGCGCATCGGCAGGCAATGATGCGGCTGCTCGTCCCGCCACCAAGCTCACGCCACTGTCGTGTGAGCCCTTGGCCAACGCCCCCGGCAAATCGGTCACGACGGCGATCGTGGAATTTCCGCCGCTCGCCTTCTCGCCGCCCCATCGTCATCCGGGCGCCGTGACTGCCGTCGTGATCGAAGGCACGATCCGGTCGCAACTCAATGCCGAGGTGCCCGTCACCTATCACGCGAATCAAACGTGGTTCGAGCCGCCGGGCACCCTGCACACGATGTCCGAAAACCCCGACCCGGTGCACTCGGCGCGTTTGCTCGCGTTCTTCGTGACGAACGAGAACTGCGGCCCGCTGACCATCTACGAACCGGCTGCCCAGCCTTCGTGATCCGCGTGTCCGATCAGCCGCCGACACCGCATTCGCGAGGTGTTTTCAACGCTCGCGTGGCGCACAACACTACGGCCGCGAGACCGCACAAGAAGTACGTGCCGCCGAGCGTCTGCGCCATGCCCGAGAGCGTGAGCCCCGCGCCGATCAGCAGGTAGTAATACAGTCCGAGTACTGCACCGCCGGTGCCGAGCCGGTCACGATAACGCGCCAGTGCGCTGCTCAGAATGTTGGGAATCGCCAGCCCGAACGCCACAACCAGCAGCATGACCGGTACGAGGAACCACAAGGTGTCCGAGAGCAGCAGAATGGCGGCGCCGCTGATCGTCGCCAGCACGCTGGCCGTCATCACAATGCGTTGCGGCGCGACGTCGCGTGCCAGCAATCGCTTGTTGAGACTCGCGCCGATGCCGGAGCCAAGGGCGAGCGCCAGCCCCGAGTAGCCGAACAGCGTCGTGCTGACGCCAAGCCGCTCGAACATGAACGGCGCAAGGCTGTAGTACGAAAAGAGGCAGGTGTTGAATAGCGCGACGAGCGCCGCCGAGCACCAGATATCGAAGTCGCGCAGCATCACCCACAACGTCGCGAACAACGGCACCTTCGTGACCTGCGGCGGACGCGTCTCCGGCAAACGCATCACACTCCAGCCGAGCAGCGCGACCGCCAGCACCGCCAGCCCGCCGAACACCCCGGCGTAACCGTGCCAGCCCGCGAGCACCGCCCCCGAGAACATGCCGATAGCCGGGCTCACGGCGAGCGCCATGCCGACCATCGAAAACACCTGCCCCAACGCAGGCCCCTGATACCGATCGCGCAAGATCGTTTGTGTCACCACCGATCCGACCGCCGCCCCGAAGGCCGACGTCACGCGAGCGGCGAGCAAAGCACCGAAGGTATCGACGAACAGCGCCGCGACGCACGCCACCGCATAGATCGCGAGGCCGAACAGCATGGTCGGACGACGGCCGATCACATCACACATGCGCCCCCAGACGACCACGCCGATGGCAAACGCAAAAAAGTAGACCGAGAGCGTGCTGGCCGCGGCGGCCGGCCCCACGCCAAATGCCTCGCCGATATCGACGAGGGCTGGGCTGTAGATCGTCTCGGCGATCTGCGGAAACATTAGGAGCGCGATGGGCAACGCCATCTCGCGCCGGGTAGGCAAAGTCATGGAAAGCTCCTGGAAAGTGAAGGCAGCATCTTGCAGGGGCGTGGTCTGACGTATTATTGGTATTCCGTCGATTTATCCATCAAATCGGACAATTCTTTGCACCGCCCTCGCCATGGCATGGCTTGATCCTCAGGCAGCGTTCGATCCCGACACCCTGTCGCGCAACGCGATCGGCATTGCGTCCACGCTTGGCAATCACGACTCCGGGGCGCATCGACACCGCATGGGGCAGTGGCTGTTCACGCAGCACGGCTGCGTTCGCATCACGCTCGCGCATCAGTTGTGTCTGCTGCCGCCCACGCGCGCCGCATGGATTCCCCCCGGGGTAACGCATCGCGCAGTGACCGGCACGCCGGTGGAATACCGTTCGATCTTTCTCGGCGAGCCGTGGACCGACACGCTGCCCGCGCAAATCGAAGTCATCGAGGTCGGCGCGCTGCTGCGCGAAGTGTTCGAGCGCATCGCCTTCGCCGCGTGGGACACCGACTGGTCGACGGGCACCGCCAGCCATTTGTTGGCCTTGTGTCTGGCCGAGACCGCCACCGCGGCACGCCAACCGTTGCTGTTACCGCTGCCGACCGACCGGCGACTCGCCCCATTGTTTGCGCATCCGGAACAACTACCGCCCGCCCTCGCCGATCTGGAGCGCACCGTCGGCGCCAGCGTCAGGACCATCGGGCGGATCTTCCAGCGCGAAACCGGCATGAGCTATCAGCAGTGGCGTCAGCAATGGCGGCTGATTCGTGCCGTAGAGGGGTTATCGAGCGGCAGAACGCTTGCGTGGGTCGCGCACTCGCTCGGTTTCGCCAGCGAAAGCGCGTTCATCGCTTTCTTCAAAGGAATGACCGGCAAGACACCGGGTCAGTTGCGTCAGGAAGTTGCCCGACGAGACGTCACACACGGGCGCTAAAGTCGAACCATTGCCGGTGAAGGTCAGCGAATGTCACCCACGCGCTCACGCCCTGTGTGCCTTGCAAATTGCGCACCCGGCGCTGCTTTTTTCATGCAACCCGCGTGTCAAGACTCGCGTGCAACTTTAGAACGCGGTAAGGTACGTCGCGAAGGGAATCACCCCAAACGTCGTTGCAACGAGGAATTTCTCAATGAAAACCAAAGCCGCCATTGCCTGGGAAGCCGGCAAGCCCCTGACCATCGAGGAAGTTGATCTGGAAGGGCCGCGCGCTGGCGAGGTGCTGATCGAGGTCAAGGCCACCGGCATCTGCCATACGGACTACTACACGCTTTCGGGCGCTGACCCGGAAGGTATCTTCCCCGCGATTCTCGGCCATGAAGGCGCGGGCGTCGTGGTCGACGTCGGCCCCGGCGTGACCACGCTCAAGAAAGACGATCACGTCATTCCGCTGTACACGCCCGAGTGCCGTCAGTGCAAGTTCTGCCTGTCGCGCAAGACCAACCTGTGTCAGGCGATCCGCAGCACGCAAGGGCGCGGCCTGATGCCGGACGCCACGTCGCGCTTCTCGCTCGACGGCAAGCCCATCTTCCACTACATGGGCACCTCCACGTTCTCGAACTACATCGTCGTGCCCGAAATCGCCGTGGCGAAAGTGCGCTCCGACGCGCCGTTCGACAAGGTCTGCTACATCGGCTGCGGCGTGACCACCGGCGTGGGTGCCGTGGTGTACTCGGCGAAAGTCGAAGCGGGCGCAAACGTCGTGGTGTTCGGTCTCGGTGGCATCGGCCTGAACGTCATTCAGGGTGCCAAGATGGTGGGCGCCGACAAGATCATCGGCGTCGACATCAACCCGGGCCGCGTGGAACTCGCGAAGAAGTTCGGCATGACGCACTTCATCAACCCGAACGACGTCGAAAACGTGGTCGACACCATCGTGCAACTGACCGACGGCGGCGCCGACTACTCGTTCGAGTGCATCGGCAACGTCACGACCATGCGTCAGGCGCTCGAATGCTGCCACAAGGGCTGGGGCCAGTCGTTCATCATCGGTGTGGCAGCGGCCGGACAGGAAATCAGCACGCGTCCGTTCCAACTGGTGACGGGCCGCGAGTGGAAGGGCTCGGCCTTCGGCGGCGCGCGCGGCCGTACCGACGTGCCGAAGATCGTCGACTGGTACATGGAAGGCAAGATCAACATCGACGATCTCATCACGCACACGCTGCGCCTTGACCAGATCAACGAAGGCTTCGATCTGATGAAGCGCGGCGAGTCGATCCGCTCGGTCGTGCTGTACTGATCGACGCGATCAACGTCATCGACAGGGCCCCCGCCCCATCGTGACCCGCCCCGGCGAGGCAAGCGCCGCGTCACCCGATCCGGTGCGCCCACCGGGCCACCCGCTCGCGCCTCCTGCGGCGGGTGATCCCACCGGGCCGCTTGCCCGGGCACGTCGGCGGCGGCATCGCATCCGCCTGGCTGTCTTTCTGACGATGCTCGTCGCGGGTCTCGTCTTCACCACCTACAGTCTGGTTCGCGATGTTGGCCGCACGGGCGAGCATTCGATGGCGCTGCTGCCGTTTGCGCTGCTGGTCATCGCGCTCGTGATCGCTCTCGGCTTCGAGTTCGTCAACGGCTTTCACGACACGGCCAACGCGGTCGCTACCGTCATCTACACCAACTCGCTGCCACCCAGCATCGCGGTGATGTGGTCGGGCCTGTTCAACTTTCTCGGTGTGTTGCTCTCCAGCGGCGCGGTCGCGTTCAGCATCGTCTCGTTGCTACCGGTCGAATTGATTCTGCAAGTGGGTTCGTCGGCGGGCTTCGCCATGGTCTTCGCGCTGCTCATCGCTGCGATCGTCTGGAATCTGGCGACGTGGTGGCTGGGCCTGCCCGCCTCGTCGTCGCACACGCTGATTGGCTCGATCGTCGGTGTCGGCCTTGCCAATGCACTCATGCGCGGACGCGATGTGACTAGCGGCGCGGGCGGCATCGACTGGGGACAGGTCACCACCGTCGGATACTCGCTGCTGCTCTCGCCGATCATTGGTTTCGGCTGCGCTGCGGCGCTCTTTGTCGCCCTGAAGTTTTGCGTGCGCAACCCGGCGCTGTATGAATCGCCGAAACCGCGCACGCCGCCGCCGTGGTGGATTCGCGGCTTGCTGATCCTCACCTGCACCGGCGTTTCGTTCGCGCACGGGTCCAACGACGGCCAGAAGGGCATGGGGCTCATCATGCTGATTCTGGTCGGCACCGTGCCCATGGCCTACGCGCTCAACCACGCCATGCCCGACGCGCAGGTTGCTCAGTTCGTCGCCACGGCGCAGACCGCGCAGCGCTCTCTGGCCGCCCATCCGCCGCTGCCTGCCGGTGTCGCTATCGCGAGCACCGCAACCGCGCCGCCCCGCGACGTGCTCACCGCCTTCGTGCGCACCGAGACCCTCACGGCCGCCGTGGTGCCTGCGTTGTCGGTCCTCACCGGCGACATTGCGCAGGAAGTCGCCAGCCACGGCTCGTTTGCCCGCATGCCCGCCACCTCAGTAACCAATGTGCGCAACGACATGTACCTCGCCGCCGAATCGATTCGGCTATTGGAACGGCGGCGCGACACGGCAATTGCCCCCGACACGGCGCGCGCACTGCACGCGTTCCGGGCGCAACTCGACGAGGCAACGAAATACATCCCCTTCTGGGTGAAAGTAGCCGTGGCAATCGCGTTGGGGCTGGGCACGATGGTCGGCTGGCGACGCATTGTCGTGACCGTAGGCGAGCGCATCGGCAAGAAGCACCTGACCTACGCGCAAGGCGCATCGGCCGAGTTGGTGGCGATGGCGACCATCGGCGCGGCCGATCTCTACGGGCTGCCCGTGTCGACCACCCATGTGTTGTCGTCGGGCGTGGCCGGCACCATGACCATCAACGGGTCGGGGTTGCAGTGGGACACCATCCGGAATTTGTTACTGGCGTGGGCCCTGACCCTGCCCGCCGCGATCGTGCTCGCCGGCGGGCTCTACTGGGCGTTCCGGCAGGTATTCTGAGGCGCAGCGGGCGAATGGACGTGGCTCGACAGGGGCCGCAAAGACCTTCCCATTTTGTAAGCCCTGTAATGCGCACAAACATTGCCGTCCGGTTTCGATACGCGTGACAGCAAACCAAGTGGGCACTCCGCCGGTCGAAACCCATACAACATTACGAAGCGTGTCGTCCGGCGCGCATTTCGCCTGACGCCGGACACACGGTTACGACAGGGAGAATGCAATGAACAAAAGCTTCTTGCCGCTCGTCATCACGGGCGCCGCGACGGTTGTCACACTCGCGGCATTGCCCGGTGTGGCGTCGGCGCAAGCGAGTCAGGCCGTCATCAATTCCCCGGCCAACGTGCGGGCCGGCCCGGCGAGCGACTATCCGGTCGTCTCGCAGGCGGGGCCGGGCATGCCGGTGACGGTGTACGGCTGTTTGTCCGATTACACGTGGTGCGACATCGGCCTGCCGGGCTCGCGCGGCTGGATCTACGCGGCGCTGCTGAGCTATCCGTATCAGGGCAGTCCGGTGCCCGTGCTGAACTACGGCACGATGATCGGTCTGCCGATCGTGACGTTCTCCATCGGCGCGTACTGGGGCAACTATTACCGTGGCCGCCCCTGGTACAACGATCAGCGCTACTGGCACCGCCCGCCGCCCCGTCCACGCCCGCCGCATTGGGGCGGCGGCCCGGGACCGCGTCCGCCGGGCGGCCATTACCCGGGTCCGGGCCCGCGCCCGCCCGGCCATGGCGCAGGTCCCGGACCCCGCCCACCGGGACACGGTGCAGGTCCCGGCCCACGCCCGCCCGGTCACGGTGCCGGCCCGGGTCCGGGTCGTCCTCCCGGGCACGGGGCGGGCCCCGGCCCGCGGCCTCCCGGCGGCGGTGGTGGACACGGTCCGCGCCCGCCCGGCGGCGGCGGTGGAGGCCACGGCGGTGGTAATGGGGGCGGCCATGGCGGCGGTGGCGGCGGCCACGGTGGTGGCGGCGGTGGGCGTCCGGGCGGTGATCGCTGATCCCCGAACCGGCACCCGGAGTACGTGACCCCAATTCAGTGACCACTGCACGCGTTTTGGGAAAAACGCTTAAAATGTGAGCATTGCCGGCCAGGCGGAGGCGCCGATCAGGCGCCGATGGCCGGCCCGCAGGACAGCGAGCCCTTAGCAACGCAAGCACGCAACTGACACACCGGTGCCCCGGCGCCGGTGTTTTGCTAGCCAGCTTAACGGGCACCCGTCACATTGCAGACCACTTAGCAGATCTCTCAGACGTGCCGTCGCAGCCTCATCGCGCGACGTTCACGGCAGTCCGGCAAGATCCTCCGTAAGTCTCGATCGTGTTCGTCCCGCCCCGGCGTGCCTTTGCACGTCGCGGTT belongs to Pandoraea norimbergensis and includes:
- a CDS encoding YfiR family protein — its product is MGSAAAQAPGGGVASGATAAPAASATANTREANVRQVVLGIISFTRWPTTPAKVRLCVSGNTDYARDLLAGPLPSAGLPVEAQRLPVGDPAVATSCDALYLGAVSDAERRQVLSSIAGHPMLTISERNDSCTLGTMFCLNIDADRVTFDINLDTVARSGVRVHPNVLKLARKPGTP
- a CDS encoding SH3 domain-containing protein, which gives rise to MNKSFLPLVITGAATVVTLAALPGVASAQASQAVINSPANVRAGPASDYPVVSQAGPGMPVTVYGCLSDYTWCDIGLPGSRGWIYAALLSYPYQGSPVPVLNYGTMIGLPIVTFSIGAYWGNYYRGRPWYNDQRYWHRPPPRPRPPHWGGGPGPRPPGGHYPGPGPRPPGHGAGPGPRPPGHGAGPGPRPPGHGAGPGPGRPPGHGAGPGPRPPGGGGGHGPRPPGGGGGGHGGGNGGGHGGGGGGHGGGGGGRPGGDR
- a CDS encoding cupin domain-containing protein, whose protein sequence is MFNVSKLSRTARVPRSPRTTHVAPLMAHRTTGVLAALGIAAAGLAMTPPAQRALPGWLDTFCTLTASATTAMMASASAGNDAAARPATKLTPLSCEPLANAPGKSVTTAIVEFPPLAFSPPHRHPGAVTAVVIEGTIRSQLNAEVPVTYHANQTWFEPPGTLHTMSENPDPVHSARLLAFFVTNENCGPLTIYEPAAQPS
- a CDS encoding S-(hydroxymethyl)glutathione dehydrogenase/class III alcohol dehydrogenase, with protein sequence MKTKAAIAWEAGKPLTIEEVDLEGPRAGEVLIEVKATGICHTDYYTLSGADPEGIFPAILGHEGAGVVVDVGPGVTTLKKDDHVIPLYTPECRQCKFCLSRKTNLCQAIRSTQGRGLMPDATSRFSLDGKPIFHYMGTSTFSNYIVVPEIAVAKVRSDAPFDKVCYIGCGVTTGVGAVVYSAKVEAGANVVVFGLGGIGLNVIQGAKMVGADKIIGVDINPGRVELAKKFGMTHFINPNDVENVVDTIVQLTDGGADYSFECIGNVTTMRQALECCHKGWGQSFIIGVAAAGQEISTRPFQLVTGREWKGSAFGGARGRTDVPKIVDWYMEGKINIDDLITHTLRLDQINEGFDLMKRGESIRSVVLY
- a CDS encoding putative bifunctional diguanylate cyclase/phosphodiesterase, which produces MNDPVPRPVPDVQAELSRAALDSAPYAMFVCNDDGMIERMNTAFTRLTGYLPEHLLGQRSFLSLLDPSELARRRLPALASLSPNEDVPYDDEWHLLTHVRSWLPIRLALSCVEHAPGERRWVGIVLDLSQQVQVASRLWYVTHHDPVTRLPNQTLLNERLELAIHRCARQQVGLTVLLVELDHLRKLRSTFGPPTAELALRIAAERLREASGPEDALACLGSSQFVIVTNETGDAARLLASRIQTRLAQWADVDQNPVALDASIGAVSYPEHGNTPETLLRRAHLALAEASASGGGMRFFSSEMDAQARRRNELESLLRVAVNEQAHSQLHLVYQPQVSLADGEIRSAETLLRWRSPVRGAVGPAEFIPIAETSGLILPLGEWVIQTACREASRLLRRCGHLPRISVNVSAQQFARQDVVGMVERALLAHALEPRHLEIEITETVLLGDSSAAVGTLRALHDMGVEIAVDDFGTGYASLAYLTRFPIDRLKIDQTFVRDMLVHPPSLAIVNAVIAMAHSLGLRVTAEGVETQAQAQRLKELGCDEGQGYWFARPIDMHGLYHIVAPLGSGARR
- a CDS encoding diguanylate cyclase domain-containing protein, which produces MPGHASTDTHVNGALHERSSSSPASAADAPVRRRRRPSLQGVLRRTHLRLAVSAVVLAAVSLTLVAWIALRVYAENNLLLLGRSLAYTVEAAVVFGDRVAAQEAIALIAHEEDVVQVRVLDARGAQFALWRRPDGGALATLERAVADVALPGPVTLPIRHDGDVVGHIEVQGQGHQFFVFLLSGVGGVLACLLVTFAVATVLAKRMHRDIVKPLRALAEVAHAVRRERAFHQRVAATPIAELKELGDDFNALLDEFEGWQNHLRAQNATLAHQANHDQLTGLPNRAYFESRLAQALVDAHELGTHVALLYLDSDRFKEINDHQGHDAGDAVLVAIAERLRQPLREGDLVARLGGDEFAVMLPGVRQTSNAVRLAQSLLVAMEKPIALPGGGEIVTSMSIGVALYPTHAPDAPALLRAADAAMYQAKRAGVGTWHVAESPKG
- a CDS encoding AraC family transcriptional regulator, which codes for MAWLDPQAAFDPDTLSRNAIGIASTLGNHDSGAHRHRMGQWLFTQHGCVRITLAHQLCLLPPTRAAWIPPGVTHRAVTGTPVEYRSIFLGEPWTDTLPAQIEVIEVGALLREVFERIAFAAWDTDWSTGTASHLLALCLAETATAARQPLLLPLPTDRRLAPLFAHPEQLPPALADLERTVGASVRTIGRIFQRETGMSYQQWRQQWRLIRAVEGLSSGRTLAWVAHSLGFASESAFIAFFKGMTGKTPGQLRQEVARRDVTHGR
- a CDS encoding multidrug effflux MFS transporter, which gives rise to MTLPTRREMALPIALLMFPQIAETIYSPALVDIGEAFGVGPAAAASTLSVYFFAFAIGVVVWGRMCDVIGRRPTMLFGLAIYAVACVAALFVDTFGALLAARVTSAFGAAVGSVVTQTILRDRYQGPALGQVFSMVGMALAVSPAIGMFSGAVLAGWHGYAGVFGGLAVLAVALLGWSVMRLPETRPPQVTKVPLFATLWVMLRDFDIWCSAALVALFNTCLFSYYSLAPFMFERLGVSTTLFGYSGLALALGSGIGASLNKRLLARDVAPQRIVMTASVLATISGAAILLLSDTLWFLVPVMLLVVAFGLAIPNILSSALARYRDRLGTGGAVLGLYYYLLIGAGLTLSGMAQTLGGTYFLCGLAAVVLCATRALKTPRECGVGG
- a CDS encoding inorganic phosphate transporter, giving the protein MLVAGLVFTTYSLVRDVGRTGEHSMALLPFALLVIALVIALGFEFVNGFHDTANAVATVIYTNSLPPSIAVMWSGLFNFLGVLLSSGAVAFSIVSLLPVELILQVGSSAGFAMVFALLIAAIVWNLATWWLGLPASSSHTLIGSIVGVGLANALMRGRDVTSGAGGIDWGQVTTVGYSLLLSPIIGFGCAAALFVALKFCVRNPALYESPKPRTPPPWWIRGLLILTCTGVSFAHGSNDGQKGMGLIMLILVGTVPMAYALNHAMPDAQVAQFVATAQTAQRSLAAHPPLPAGVAIASTATAPPRDVLTAFVRTETLTAAVVPALSVLTGDIAQEVASHGSFARMPATSVTNVRNDMYLAAESIRLLERRRDTAIAPDTARALHAFRAQLDEATKYIPFWVKVAVAIALGLGTMVGWRRIVVTVGERIGKKHLTYAQGASAELVAMATIGAADLYGLPVSTTHVLSSGVAGTMTINGSGLQWDTIRNLLLAWALTLPAAIVLAGGLYWAFRQVF